One part of the Desulfonema ishimotonii genome encodes these proteins:
- a CDS encoding protein-L-isoaspartate(D-aspartate) O-methyltransferase: MKHCRKTEMLAIVALLILSADVSFLSANPEGFRSQDFTHKRRLMVEHQIRRRGVTDRATLTAMETVPRHEFVPARARAAAYRDGPLPIGYGQTISQPYIVAYMTELLRVNAADKVLEVGTGSGYQAAVLGEIVREVRTIEIIPELGKNARQRLERLGYENVHVKIADGYHGWPEHGPYDGIIVTAAAEHIPPPLIRQLKDGGRMVIPVGHPFFVQNLVLVEKKNGKVTTENLLPVAFVPFTRSR, from the coding sequence ATGAAACATTGCCGTAAAACAGAGATGCTGGCGATCGTCGCTCTGCTGATTCTCTCAGCGGACGTATCCTTCCTCTCCGCAAACCCGGAAGGTTTCCGCTCTCAGGATTTCACCCACAAGCGACGCCTGATGGTTGAGCATCAGATCCGGCGCCGTGGCGTAACCGACAGGGCAACCCTGACAGCCATGGAAACCGTGCCCCGGCACGAGTTCGTCCCGGCGAGAGCGCGCGCCGCAGCCTATCGGGACGGGCCGCTTCCCATCGGTTATGGCCAGACCATTTCCCAGCCCTATATCGTCGCGTATATGACCGAACTCCTGCGGGTAAATGCGGCGGATAAAGTCCTTGAAGTCGGGACGGGTTCCGGCTACCAGGCCGCCGTATTGGGTGAAATTGTCAGGGAGGTCAGAACCATCGAGATCATCCCGGAGCTGGGAAAAAACGCCCGGCAACGGCTTGAGAGGCTTGGGTATGAAAACGTCCATGTGAAAATCGCGGACGGATATCACGGCTGGCCGGAACACGGACCCTATGACGGTATCATTGTCACCGCGGCAGCGGAACATATTCCCCCGCCCCTGATCCGCCAGCTCAAAGACGGGGGGCGCATGGTCATACCGGTCGGCCATCCCTTTTTTGTGCAAAACCTGGTACTGGTTGAAAAAAAGAACGGTAAAGTGACCACCGAAAATCTCCTGCCCGTTGCCTTTGTCCCGTTCACGCGGAGCCGGTAA
- a CDS encoding c-type cytochrome translates to MKARALFLLIFALFLTACNDWRMWETPAVRPHEEELLVMPEGTVPVSGGEAFHRLADAGSLLSPLAMNDPAVVRAGETGYGYYCIQCHGKYLDGNGTVGQSFQPLPTDLRSQGVQAQANGMLFKTVSYGIPDKRQPALATTVSVEERWQIIAYIRSQGRR, encoded by the coding sequence ATGAAAGCCAGAGCATTATTTCTTCTGATCTTTGCGCTGTTTCTGACGGCGTGTAACGATTGGCGCATGTGGGAGACGCCTGCGGTCAGGCCCCATGAAGAGGAACTCCTGGTCATGCCAGAGGGGACCGTGCCGGTTTCGGGCGGAGAAGCCTTTCACAGGCTGGCCGATGCCGGGTCGCTCCTGTCGCCACTGGCCATGAATGACCCGGCGGTGGTCCGCGCCGGGGAAACCGGATATGGCTACTATTGCATTCAGTGTCACGGGAAATACCTTGACGGAAACGGGACCGTGGGCCAGAGCTTCCAACCCCTGCCCACGGATCTGCGGAGTCAGGGAGTTCAGGCCCAGGCTAACGGCATGTTGTTCAAAACGGTCAGCTACGGCATTCCCGACAAAAGACAGCCTGCCCTGGCAACGACCGTTTCGGTGGAAGAACGCTGGCAAATCATCGCCTATATCCGGTCACAGGGGCGGCGATAA
- a CDS encoding cbb3-type cytochrome c oxidase subunit II: MKMSPKVVVIGSVIILFTIVLIMVVTPWFTVDRNPSEIFRSRSELEAAGRKLYIANGCVYCHSQSVRTVDWGMGAERIAQVGDYVEDLPILLGSQRTGPDLSQDGGEHPDDWHVAHFMNPRSTRTLSIMPRFNFLERENIDALTAYVQSLGLKDADRRMRRQREWKAVLIEAYEAGPEKNVEILHAHVPEGWRNVPNPYPTTPAGLARGHKIYQDFCLGCHGPVGDGMGPAQPYIYPPPLNFTILKDRGVSGGIIYYQIMNGITGSAMPYFKKDLESEKIWEVGNYVAEYFINQSDANTEPRGIDAAYEP; this comes from the coding sequence ATGAAGATGTCCCCCAAAGTCGTCGTCATCGGGTCCGTGATCATCCTCTTCACCATCGTGCTGATCATGGTCGTCACCCCCTGGTTTACCGTTGACAGAAACCCTTCGGAAATATTCCGCTCCCGGTCGGAGCTGGAAGCGGCGGGCCGGAAACTGTATATTGCCAACGGCTGTGTCTACTGCCACAGCCAGTCGGTGCGCACCGTTGACTGGGGAATGGGCGCTGAAAGAATCGCCCAGGTGGGGGACTATGTTGAAGACCTGCCCATCCTGCTGGGCTCCCAGCGAACCGGGCCGGACCTCTCCCAGGACGGGGGGGAACACCCGGACGACTGGCATGTGGCCCATTTCATGAACCCCCGGTCCACGCGCACCCTCTCCATCATGCCGCGTTTCAACTTTCTGGAGAGAGAGAATATCGACGCGCTGACCGCCTATGTCCAGAGCCTGGGCCTGAAGGATGCGGACCGGCGGATGCGGCGGCAGCGGGAGTGGAAAGCGGTGCTGATCGAAGCCTACGAGGCCGGGCCGGAAAAAAATGTGGAAATCCTTCACGCCCATGTGCCCGAAGGGTGGCGCAATGTGCCCAACCCGTATCCCACGACGCCTGCCGGTCTGGCGCGGGGTCACAAGATATATCAGGATTTCTGTCTCGGATGCCACGGACCGGTCGGCGACGGTATGGGACCGGCCCAGCCATATATTTACCCGCCGCCCCTCAATTTCACTATTTTAAAGGACCGTGGGGTGTCGGGGGGAATCATCTACTACCAGATCATGAACGGCATCACCGGATCGGCCATGCCCTATTTCAAGAAAGATCTGGAGTCTGAAAAAATCTGGGAGGTGGGAAATTACGTGGCGGAATATTTCATCAACCAGAGCGACGCCAACACGGAACCGCGAGGCATTGACGCTGCTTATGAGCCATGA
- a CDS encoding cbb3-type cytochrome c oxidase subunit I, with product MTVLSRFLPEKYKTSVLFFLTSAFWMVMATFLGLLGATELIAPDLTAGIGWLGFGRIRPIHVNLVLFGFVTPGLLGAAFYYIPRLLKTGDIFSERLGMYTVLLWNLTLFFAMISLSLGYSQGREYAELIWPVDMMVVAVFSMILYNFLMTVRHREEQTLYVSVWYACAAIILTGLTFALGNVIWRPTSGALTGIPDAILLWFYGHNVFGLLLTPLAAGVAYYVIPRACRAPLYSHTLSLLGFWSLIIVYTHVGTHHLLQVPVPTWLKVIGVVDSVGMVIPVMAFLINIWYTAKGRLGEIHADVSAKFVFTGTIMYFFVSIQGSMMALPDVQRVTHFNNWVVGHAHIGVLGFAGMISLGGIYYVLPRILGRPLHSRFLADLQYWLVLIGVVGFTVVLTIAGLIQGNAWLNGETVYRVLPEIHMYYIVRASLGAMIFTGALIGVYNIIRTLFSNTGEVAS from the coding sequence ATGACAGTACTTTCGCGTTTTTTGCCTGAAAAATACAAAACATCGGTCCTGTTCTTTCTGACATCCGCATTCTGGATGGTGATGGCGACCTTTCTGGGCCTGCTGGGGGCAACGGAGCTGATCGCGCCGGATCTGACAGCGGGGATCGGCTGGCTGGGTTTCGGGAGGATTCGTCCCATACACGTCAACCTCGTGCTGTTCGGATTTGTCACCCCCGGACTGCTGGGGGCCGCCTTTTACTACATCCCCCGGCTTTTAAAAACCGGGGATATTTTCAGCGAAAGGCTGGGCATGTACACGGTGCTGCTGTGGAACCTGACCCTCTTCTTCGCCATGATCTCCCTTTCCCTGGGCTACAGCCAGGGCCGGGAATATGCGGAACTGATCTGGCCCGTGGACATGATGGTCGTGGCGGTATTTTCCATGATCCTGTACAATTTTCTGATGACGGTCAGACACCGGGAGGAGCAGACCCTGTATGTGTCGGTCTGGTACGCCTGTGCCGCCATCATTCTCACCGGCCTCACCTTTGCCCTGGGAAACGTGATCTGGCGGCCCACCTCCGGTGCGCTGACCGGCATCCCGGATGCGATCCTCCTCTGGTTTTACGGCCACAACGTTTTCGGATTGCTGCTGACGCCCCTGGCCGCCGGCGTGGCCTATTACGTCATCCCCAGGGCCTGCCGCGCCCCCCTTTACAGCCATACCCTCTCCCTGCTGGGCTTCTGGTCCCTCATTATTGTCTACACCCATGTGGGAACCCACCACCTGCTCCAGGTGCCGGTGCCCACATGGCTCAAGGTCATCGGCGTGGTGGACAGCGTGGGCATGGTGATCCCGGTCATGGCCTTTCTGATCAACATCTGGTACACGGCAAAGGGGCGGCTGGGCGAGATTCACGCCGATGTGTCCGCCAAGTTCGTCTTCACCGGCACAATCATGTATTTCTTTGTCAGCATCCAGGGGTCCATGATGGCGCTGCCGGATGTTCAGCGCGTGACCCATTTCAACAACTGGGTGGTGGGCCACGCCCACATCGGCGTTCTGGGGTTTGCGGGAATGATTTCCCTGGGCGGCATCTACTACGTGCTGCCGAGAATTCTGGGCAGGCCCCTCCACAGCAGATTCCTCGCCGACCTCCAGTACTGGCTTGTGCTGATCGGCGTGGTCGGCTTCACGGTCGTGCTGACCATTGCCGGGCTGATCCAGGGAAATGCCTGGCTCAACGGCGAGACGGTCTACCGGGTGCTGCCGGAAATCCACATGTACTACATTGTCCGGGCCTCGCTGGGCGCGATGATTTTCACAGGTGCCCTGATCGGCGTGTATAATATCATCAGAACCCTGTTTTCCAATACCGGAGAAGTCGCCTCATGA
- a CDS encoding cytochrome c3 family protein, producing the protein MKLLELIQNSFKAFWANRVPIFWTGALIALVLGFLYFFYTPPATDIGPEQPIAFSHRLHAGIKKIDCRFCHPYVARSRFPGLPPVEKCLYCHNHIIANHPEIRKEHNYFDTGTPTPWRKANFLPEHVLFNHQRHIRRNFQCEKCHGQVEAMDRIRGERFKMGFCIRCHQENKGPMDCWLACHS; encoded by the coding sequence ATGAAATTACTTGAACTGATTCAGAATTCTTTCAAAGCTTTTTGGGCCAACCGGGTGCCGATTTTCTGGACAGGTGCGCTCATTGCCTTGGTTCTCGGATTTCTGTACTTCTTCTACACGCCGCCCGCCACGGATATCGGGCCGGAACAGCCCATCGCGTTCAGCCACCGGCTTCATGCGGGCATCAAAAAAATCGATTGCAGATTCTGCCACCCCTATGTGGCCCGTTCGCGGTTTCCCGGACTGCCGCCCGTTGAAAAATGCCTCTACTGTCACAACCACATCATCGCCAATCACCCGGAGATCCGGAAGGAACACAATTATTTTGATACCGGCACCCCGACGCCCTGGCGCAAGGCCAATTTTCTGCCGGAGCATGTGCTGTTCAACCACCAGCGGCATATCCGGCGGAATTTTCAGTGTGAGAAATGCCACGGTCAGGTGGAAGCCATGGACCGGATCAGGGGGGAACGGTTCAAAATGGGATTCTGTATCCGGTGTCACCAGGAAAATAAGGGGCCTATGGATTGCTGGCTGGCATGCCACAGTTAA
- a CDS encoding DUF2059 domain-containing protein, whose amino-acid sequence MKRIGMAALFLFLMITSASISAYALSAEWEDIVKPPAERSVWLKLPLKQPEFHWAFTHKKEFLAGRLTLTINRQNSSQSIVIFENGKLNDSWEEMTDDGMAKNHPDWIYFGFVSVQKYLTSARDRVSIELTVTKDSEGIGAYFGGVLKAGIYKSECRFWVYDDSGNCEPTAYAESWSHQWPLDITEQGGWCKGKGENGRIAEISPGNQAETFSEPLSEAHKQEIEELLFLMGVPKMLEQQVTHMKSLQRYELESMDFSEEVLEFSQKYMKKIDQLLSERLAWPNVKDDYIAIYGKYFSKAEIRELLKFQRTPVGQKSIRIMPEIVKEFALAGQKNSMEVMSEAEKISGEMKIDIVTRFGEKEKVLSDLTKKHSGQKEIKFQNITKKYPESGNSGKEEKADIILDFLTTTVRKPLWFLDENSVDKTIFMMMTIEENIYAIVVKEADMKTVFKAMQRGKNGKEIIVSNGKIMGEYDVKHADVFYEQKTIGFVDVYFSPESHIKNG is encoded by the coding sequence ATGAAAAGAATCGGTATGGCCGCCCTGTTTTTGTTTTTGATGATCACCTCTGCCTCCATATCCGCATATGCGCTTTCTGCAGAGTGGGAGGATATTGTAAAGCCCCCCGCTGAACGCTCTGTCTGGTTAAAATTGCCTTTGAAGCAGCCGGAATTTCATTGGGCATTTACTCATAAAAAGGAATTTCTCGCAGGCAGGCTTACCCTGACAATAAACAGACAGAATAGTTCGCAGTCAATTGTTATCTTTGAAAATGGTAAGTTAAACGACAGTTGGGAGGAAATGACGGATGATGGGATGGCAAAAAATCATCCGGATTGGATTTACTTCGGATTTGTATCAGTACAAAAATACCTGACATCAGCAAGGGACCGGGTTTCCATCGAACTAACAGTAACAAAAGATTCGGAGGGAATCGGCGCTTATTTCGGGGGCGTTCTTAAAGCAGGGATTTACAAATCCGAATGCCGATTCTGGGTTTATGATGATTCAGGAAATTGTGAGCCAACCGCATATGCAGAAAGCTGGAGTCATCAATGGCCGCTTGATATCACAGAACAGGGCGGGTGGTGCAAAGGAAAGGGGGAGAACGGAAGAATAGCGGAAATATCTCCCGGGAATCAGGCCGAAACATTTTCGGAGCCCCTGTCCGAAGCGCACAAACAGGAGATTGAAGAGCTGTTGTTTCTGATGGGGGTTCCCAAGATGCTGGAACAGCAGGTAACACACATGAAATCCCTTCAGAGATATGAATTGGAATCTATGGATTTTTCCGAAGAAGTTCTCGAATTTTCCCAAAAATACATGAAAAAAATTGATCAGCTTCTCTCTGAAAGGCTGGCGTGGCCCAACGTAAAAGACGACTATATTGCGATTTATGGCAAGTATTTTTCCAAAGCTGAAATCAGGGAACTGCTTAAATTCCAACGCACTCCGGTCGGACAGAAATCCATAAGAATAATGCCTGAAATTGTCAAAGAATTTGCGCTTGCGGGGCAGAAGAACTCCATGGAAGTCATGTCCGAAGCGGAAAAGATATCCGGGGAGATGAAGATCGATATCGTGACAAGATTCGGAGAAAAGGAGAAGGTGCTTTCAGATTTGACAAAAAAGCACTCCGGACAAAAAGAAATTAAATTTCAGAATATTACAAAAAAATATCCTGAATCGGGAAACTCAGGGAAAGAAGAGAAAGCGGATATAATTCTCGATTTTCTTACAACAACCGTCCGGAAGCCATTGTGGTTTTTGGACGAAAACAGTGTGGATAAAACTATTTTTATGATGATGACAATTGAAGAAAATATTTATGCGATTGTCGTTAAAGAAGCTGACATGAAGACCGTTTTCAAAGCCATGCAGCGTGGGAAAAACGGCAAAGAGATCATTGTTTCGAATGGAAAAATTATGGGCGAATATGATGTAAAACATGCGGATGTTTTTTATGAACAAAAAACAATTGGTTTTGTGGATGTCTATTTCTCACCTGAATCGCATATAAAAAACGGATGA
- a CDS encoding DUF3341 domain-containing protein, giving the protein MPDRRYVMGLFRDEDAVVSALGSLRKSPWNLHRVHGPYPSHKIMDALAFRKSPVGWFTLAGGITGFLSGYAISIYSSVQWNLIVSGKPVIAPIPFFVVGYELTILFGILGTVLGLLITTRVPEFKSLKQYYDPRCSGEHFGVVAVCDEGKQGELERFFAENGGEVRVFE; this is encoded by the coding sequence ATGCCTGACAGGCGCTATGTGATGGGGCTGTTCCGGGATGAGGACGCGGTGGTCTCCGCCCTCGGCAGCCTGAGAAAATCGCCGTGGAACCTGCACCGGGTTCACGGGCCGTATCCGAGCCACAAAATTATGGATGCGCTGGCGTTCAGAAAAAGCCCGGTGGGCTGGTTTACCCTTGCGGGCGGCATTACCGGTTTTCTGAGCGGATACGCCATTTCCATCTATTCCTCTGTTCAGTGGAACCTCATTGTCAGCGGCAAGCCGGTCATCGCGCCCATCCCGTTTTTTGTGGTGGGATACGAACTGACCATCCTCTTCGGCATCCTCGGAACGGTTCTCGGTCTGCTGATCACGACCCGTGTTCCCGAATTCAAAAGCCTGAAACAATACTACGACCCCCGGTGTTCGGGCGAGCATTTCGGCGTGGTGGCGGTCTGCGATGAGGGAAAGCAGGGGGAACTTGAGCGTTTTTTTGCCGAAAACGGGGGAGAGGTTCGGGTGTTTGAATAA
- the nrfD gene encoding NrfD/PsrC family molybdoenzyme membrane anchor subunit has protein sequence MSSLTPAKIDNIVLDTLSPPPRRYWGIVALLFTGAFIGLCCWIWQIFVGIGVGGQNNPVAWGTYLINFVFWVGIAHSGTLISAILYLFRAGWRNPIARAAETMTVFAVCTAGLFPLIHLGRVWLVYFMLPYPNQRNLWPNFTSPLMFDVVAISTYLTVSALFWYTGMVPDLATIRDRAEGIRKKIYTVLSLGWTGRFEQWRHYIRGYLFFAALATPLVISVHSVVSWDFGLGIVPGWHSTIFAPYFVAGAIHSGLAMVLTLMIPLRKIFHYEELITTEVLENVAKTIILTGLIVAYAYAFEVFIAWYSFNPVEQEMFRWRIFGDYGLEFWIMTTCNCVVPLFFFFRKIRTDLRYLMTISVLINVGMWYERFVIIVGGPAHDFIPHAWGLYSPTFIELGIMFGTFCMFFLLFILFVKHMPSVSMTEMKEALHTGEDDA, from the coding sequence ATGTCGAGCCTCACCCCAGCTAAAATCGATAATATCGTACTGGATACCCTCAGCCCGCCCCCGCGCCGCTACTGGGGCATTGTGGCCCTGCTCTTCACCGGCGCATTCATCGGGCTATGCTGCTGGATCTGGCAGATCTTTGTCGGCATCGGCGTCGGCGGCCAGAACAACCCGGTGGCCTGGGGGACCTATCTGATCAACTTCGTCTTCTGGGTCGGCATTGCCCACTCCGGCACCCTGATTTCGGCCATTCTGTACCTGTTCCGGGCCGGATGGCGGAATCCCATTGCGCGGGCGGCCGAGACCATGACCGTCTTTGCCGTCTGCACGGCGGGCCTCTTCCCCCTGATCCACCTGGGCCGGGTCTGGCTGGTCTACTTCATGCTCCCCTACCCCAACCAGCGGAACCTCTGGCCCAACTTCACCTCGCCGCTCATGTTCGACGTGGTTGCCATCAGCACCTATCTCACCGTCAGCGCCCTGTTCTGGTACACGGGCATGGTGCCCGATCTGGCGACCATCCGCGACCGGGCCGAGGGGATTCGCAAGAAGATCTACACGGTGCTTTCGCTGGGCTGGACCGGGCGGTTTGAGCAGTGGCGTCATTATATCCGGGGCTACCTCTTCTTCGCGGCACTGGCAACACCGCTGGTCATCTCGGTTCACAGCGTCGTCTCCTGGGATTTCGGCCTTGGCATTGTGCCGGGCTGGCACAGCACCATCTTTGCCCCCTATTTCGTGGCCGGTGCCATCCACTCCGGTCTGGCCATGGTGCTGACCCTGATGATCCCGTTGCGAAAGATTTTTCACTATGAGGAGCTGATCACCACTGAGGTGCTGGAAAATGTGGCCAAAACCATCATTCTGACCGGGCTTATCGTGGCCTATGCCTATGCGTTTGAGGTTTTCATTGCCTGGTACAGCTTCAACCCGGTGGAACAGGAGATGTTCCGGTGGCGGATTTTCGGGGATTACGGTCTGGAATTCTGGATCATGACAACCTGCAACTGTGTGGTTCCGCTCTTTTTCTTCTTCAGAAAGATCCGAACCGATCTCAGATACCTGATGACCATCTCCGTCCTGATCAACGTGGGGATGTGGTACGAGCGGTTTGTGATCATCGTCGGCGGCCCGGCCCATGATTTCATCCCCCATGCCTGGGGTCTCTATTCGCCCACCTTTATCGAACTGGGAATTATGTTCGGCACATTCTGCATGTTTTTTCTGCTCTTTATCCTTTTTGTCAAACATATGCCCTCTGTTTCCATGACGGAAATGAAGGAGGCGTTGCACACAGGAGAAGACGATGCCTGA
- a CDS encoding 4Fe-4S dicluster domain-containing protein produces MDRRTFLKIAGIGSLSVATGCSSDADKNLYSLVQAPDDMVTGKAAWYASTCRECPAGCGVIARNREGRVVKLEGNPLHPVNRGKLCMRGQAALQGVYNPDRLTKPLIRSGDRWQAISCAEAEAMIAERAADAEGKTRLLTEVVGDPTLDVMSDFLKTVKSPAPLMFEPYAYESLKTANKLTFGVDGLCAYHIQDADLLLCFGADFLETWLSPVEYARKFKEMHGYRDGRKGLFFHVSPWQSLTAANADQWFACAPGAEAAVVLGCIRESLSAGKGGGLPEDIRSSLWELSDAYTPETVAELSGIAPDAFKKLTAHLIRAEKPLVLGQGMAGSGRGALQTNVAANLLNLVLDPSLSRIDFVNRHRVERAARRSEIDGFFKGLEDENVTLLLLNNVNPVFALPATKGVAETLARASFFTVSFSNFMDEASAHADLIFPVRLPIERWGEYSGKGNIVSTLQPAMGDLTGAPALCEVLMRVTPSGSPGKDAARTAVYDHLLARKTVQNPKEWLLALQRGGVFDSPETEALLPDWDFSWESIQVFEDLPKTLRREHAEFSFIAAPSLRFFDGRGANKPWLSELPDPLTKVAWQSPVLMHPDTLSRNGIRTGDLLEISTDQGNITAPAYGFPGMRPEVLVMAVGQGRETYGRYAKGYGSNPLALLPDRLNLLSGGPDFAADSVRVRKAGKRMALAHTDGSKTQHGRKIALSVGLHDLSAHDDHARHAEGFAMHDFPMTLPLPEGYEPHRDLYPPHEHQDGYRWGMVVDLDRCIGCGACSVACYAENNIGVVGEERIIGGREMSWIRIERYHDPENMNKIIFLPMMCQHCDNAPCESVCPVYAPHHGKEGMNNQIYNRCIGTRYCAQNCPYKVRRFNWFEWDRPAPLPLQLNPDVTVRMKGVMEKCSFCIQRVKAAHGIAKNENRRITDGEVLPACVQTCPTGALVFGNLADKNSRVRQMADDRRAYQVMGYLNTKTAVIYLKKVVQEV; encoded by the coding sequence ATGGATCGTCGAACTTTTTTGAAAATCGCCGGTATTGGCAGTCTCTCCGTCGCCACGGGCTGTTCTTCTGACGCCGATAAAAATCTCTACTCCCTGGTTCAGGCCCCGGACGACATGGTGACCGGAAAGGCCGCCTGGTACGCCTCCACATGCCGCGAATGCCCGGCAGGCTGCGGTGTGATCGCCCGTAACCGGGAGGGCAGGGTCGTCAAGCTTGAGGGCAATCCCCTTCACCCCGTCAACCGGGGAAAGCTCTGCATGAGAGGACAGGCCGCCCTTCAGGGGGTCTACAACCCGGACCGGCTCACAAAGCCGCTGATAAGGTCGGGCGACCGGTGGCAGGCGATTTCCTGTGCCGAAGCAGAGGCGATGATCGCGGAAAGGGCGGCGGATGCCGAGGGAAAAACCCGTCTGCTGACGGAAGTGGTGGGCGATCCGACTCTTGACGTCATGTCGGATTTTCTGAAAACCGTGAAATCCCCGGCGCCGCTGATGTTCGAGCCGTATGCCTATGAGTCCCTGAAAACGGCCAACAAACTGACCTTCGGCGTGGACGGCCTGTGCGCCTACCACATTCAGGATGCGGATCTTCTGCTCTGCTTCGGGGCGGATTTTCTGGAAACTTGGCTGTCACCCGTGGAATACGCCCGCAAGTTCAAGGAGATGCACGGGTATCGCGACGGGCGAAAAGGCCTTTTTTTCCACGTCAGCCCGTGGCAGTCCCTGACCGCCGCCAATGCGGACCAATGGTTTGCCTGCGCGCCCGGCGCGGAAGCGGCAGTGGTTCTGGGCTGTATCCGCGAATCTCTCAGTGCCGGAAAAGGGGGCGGGCTGCCGGAAGATATCCGGTCTTCCCTTTGGGAACTCTCGGACGCTTATACCCCGGAAACGGTGGCCGAACTTTCGGGCATTGCGCCGGACGCCTTCAAGAAACTGACGGCGCACCTGATCCGCGCCGAAAAACCCCTGGTCCTCGGCCAGGGGATGGCCGGATCGGGCCGGGGGGCGCTGCAAACCAACGTGGCAGCCAACCTGCTCAACCTGGTGCTCGACCCGTCGCTGTCCCGCATTGATTTTGTTAACCGCCACCGGGTGGAACGGGCGGCCCGCCGGTCTGAAATTGATGGCTTTTTCAAAGGGCTGGAAGACGAAAACGTCACCCTCCTCCTGCTCAACAACGTCAACCCGGTCTTTGCCCTTCCCGCCACCAAAGGGGTTGCGGAAACGCTGGCGCGGGCGTCCTTTTTCACGGTCAGCTTCAGCAACTTCATGGATGAGGCCTCCGCCCATGCGGACCTGATTTTCCCGGTCCGACTTCCTATCGAGCGCTGGGGGGAATACAGCGGAAAGGGGAATATCGTCTCCACCCTGCAACCGGCAATGGGGGATCTGACCGGCGCGCCCGCCCTCTGTGAGGTGCTGATGCGGGTCACTCCGTCCGGAAGTCCGGGAAAAGATGCGGCCCGAACGGCGGTGTATGACCATCTGCTGGCGCGCAAAACGGTTCAGAATCCGAAAGAGTGGCTGCTGGCCCTTCAGCGCGGCGGCGTGTTTGATTCGCCGGAGACAGAAGCGCTTCTCCCGGACTGGGATTTTTCATGGGAGAGCATTCAGGTTTTTGAGGATCTGCCTAAAACGCTGAGACGGGAACACGCCGAATTCTCGTTCATTGCAGCGCCCTCCCTCCGCTTTTTTGACGGGCGCGGGGCCAACAAACCCTGGCTGAGCGAGTTGCCTGACCCCCTGACCAAGGTGGCGTGGCAATCCCCCGTGCTGATGCACCCCGACACCCTGTCCCGGAACGGGATCAGAACGGGCGATCTGCTGGAGATCTCAACGGATCAGGGAAACATCACCGCACCGGCCTATGGATTTCCCGGAATGCGCCCCGAAGTGCTGGTCATGGCCGTGGGACAGGGCCGGGAGACCTATGGCCGGTACGCCAAAGGATATGGCAGCAACCCCCTGGCACTGCTGCCGGACCGGCTGAACCTTCTCTCCGGCGGACCTGATTTCGCAGCGGATTCGGTGCGGGTCCGAAAGGCCGGGAAGCGGATGGCGCTGGCCCATACCGACGGCAGTAAGACCCAGCACGGACGCAAGATCGCCCTTTCCGTGGGGCTTCACGATCTCAGCGCCCATGATGATCACGCCCGCCATGCGGAGGGCTTTGCCATGCACGATTTTCCGATGACGCTGCCCCTGCCCGAAGGATACGAGCCGCACCGGGATCTGTATCCGCCCCATGAGCATCAGGACGGCTACCGGTGGGGCATGGTGGTGGATCTGGACCGGTGCATCGGGTGCGGGGCGTGTTCGGTGGCCTGCTACGCGGAGAACAACATCGGAGTGGTCGGGGAGGAGCGGATCATCGGGGGCCGGGAAATGTCGTGGATCAGGATCGAGCGGTATCACGATCCCGAAAATATGAACAAAATTATCTTTCTGCCCATGATGTGCCAGCATTGCGACAACGCGCCCTGTGAATCGGTCTGCCCGGTTTACGCGCCCCACCACGGCAAAGAGGGGATGAACAACCAGATCTACAACCGCTGCATCGGCACGCGGTACTGCGCCCAGAACTGTCCCTACAAGGTCCGCCGCTTCAACTGGTTTGAGTGGGACCGGCCCGCGCCCCTGCCCCTTCAGCTCAATCCCGATGTGACGGTCCGCATGAAAGGGGTCATGGAAAAATGCTCCTTCTGCATCCAGCGGGTCAAGGCAGCCCACGGAATCGCCAAAAACGAGAACCGGCGCATCACGGACGGAGAGGTGCTGCCTGCCTGTGTCCAGACCTGCCCGACCGGGGCGCTGGTCTTCGGAAACCTTGCGGACAAAAACAGCCGGGTGCGGCAGATGGCCGATGACAGACGGGCCTATCAGGTCATGGGCTATCTCAATACAAAAACCGCAGTCATTTACCTGAAAAAGGTGGTTCAGGAGGTCTGA